TAACAACCCATTTGTCATAACTAATTCTTTTTAAAGCATCTGCTATGTTTTTCCAGTGAACCTGACCCGTACCAGGTGCACCCCTGTCGTTTTCGCTTGCATGGAACAGATAAAGAAGATCTCCTGCGTCAAGAACTGCCATTGCAGAATTTTTCTCTTCTATGCTCATATGGAAAGAATCAAGATGGATTTTCAGCATATTGCTCCCCACGTCCTTAATCAGCCTGACTGCATCTTTGCATATATTTATAAAATCCGTTTCAAACCTGTTTAAAGGCTCTATTGCTATAAATACGCCATATTTCTCAGCCCACCGGCAAGCTTTCCCAAGGTTTTCAACAACAGTGTCCCATTGTATTTTTTTCTCATTTTCAGGAACCTGGGATGCTCTTCCTACAGCAGAATAAGCCGGTCCGGCAAAAACCTGGCACTCAAGCTCTGAACAGGCTTCCAGACAGTCCCGGATATAAGAAAGCCCTCCTTCAATTTTTTCTTTTTCAGGTCCTCTTATATCTGTATTTTCTCCAAACAATCCGCAAACAGAAGAACAGACAAGACCATTTTCCTTAAAAGTTTTAAGTGTTTTTTTATAATCAATATCGCCTTTCTGACCGAGAGCTATTTCTATTCCTTCAAAACCAAGTTCTCTGAATTTAGGAGTAAGATTTTTTACATGTTCATCCGTATAAGACCCGGTCCATAATAGAGTATTAATTCCGAATTTCATTTAATTCCCCTGTTTTATTTATTTTTAAATTATGAATCATAAATATTAAATTCCTATTTTTACCAGACAGGAATTTTAAGATTAAAATAATCATTCAAAGATACAAAG
This portion of the Actinomycetota bacterium genome encodes:
- a CDS encoding sugar phosphate isomerase/epimerase; translation: MKFGINTLLWTGSYTDEHVKNLTPKFRELGFEGIEIALGQKGDIDYKKTLKTFKENGLVCSSVCGLFGENTDIRGPEKEKIEGGLSYIRDCLEACSELECQVFAGPAYSAVGRASQVPENEKKIQWDTVVENLGKACRWAEKYGVFIAIEPLNRFETDFINICKDAVRLIKDVGSNMLKIHLDSFHMSIEEKNSAMAVLDAGDLLYLFHASENDRGAPGTGQVHWKNIADALKRISYDKWVVIESFTPDNKIIAKAASIWRQTEESNEALALKGLKFLKGLLS